TTTGCAAGGCAGTCAAGACAAGAACAGAAGTATCCTACggtttaattaattataatagatAGTGTGTAGAGTAGACGACTTAAAGTACAATTATATAGAtttaatatgtatgtatgtctTATATACATTTCCTAAAACTTgaaagctttatttaaatatttttacatgCAAGTATGAAAATACATTTGACAATATAGCGAAATATTATGTTTTATTAAGTTCTATTGCGATACAATGGGGCTCTTTTTATCTATGTCAGATATATTCGCGTTGTTCTGCGGGGCAGCTCCGTTCCCAGGGCTGGCCGGGATGGCTCCCGCCCGGTCGATGCTCCACGGATTCGAGCCGGAGATGGGCGAGTCGGCGTGTCCAAAGCCGGTGTGATTATCGTGCTCCACGGCATTGGTTCCGTCGTATTGCGTGTTCTCTAGCCGGGTGATCAGCCGCTCGTCCTCCTCACCAAACTCGCCGCCCATCAGCGTCGGCTCGCCCACCACCATCACGTCCTGGGAGGAGAGGGAGAAACTGGGACCGGAGGGGGAACGCTTCTGGTTCGTCACAGGCGGCGTGTTGGAGTTGTTGCCACCACCCGAGTTGGAGCCCTTCCGTTTGCGCCTCTTGTTGGGTGGTCGTTGCGGATCCTTCTTGCCGGGCGGAGCCACCATGCGCTGCCACTTCTGGAACAACGTTGTCTTCAAGCAGTCGCGCGGACTCAGGGCGTACGCCTTGTGCCGCGACATCAGCTCCTGCATCGGCTCGAGGATGACGCAGAGGCGCAGATAGTTGAGGGTGGAGTTGGTGATGCCAGCCCGAGTTATGTTCTTGGTTATTTGATCTAGCAGCATCGGGTCAGGCGGCAGACTGGTGCCGATCACGGACCTTGGAATGAGCTCGCGGTGTCCCTTGATGGTCATGTGCCATGACTTGATGCGCATGTAGTCGTCGTACATGAACTCCAAGATCAGTCTTGCGTCGGCGCAGACCTTCGTGAAGAAGGGCTTGCCGTGCTGCGTGATCACCGTGCACTGGTCGCAGTCCAACGTGATGGACGTGTTGTGGAACGACTCCTTGGCATGCTTCAGCTGAAAGTACAGGTCCGAAACGCCGCCCTCGTATATGCTGCGAAAGAAGCGCGGGATGAGCGTGCGTCCGATGGTGTACCGCTTCGGTCCGTCCTCCAGGCAGAACAGAATGGTCAGCCGGGCGTCGTCCTCGAAGAACTCCGTGGTAAACGAGTCCCACCAGCAGTTGTCGCTCTCCTCGTTGCGCTGCTGCAGCCGCTTGTTCAGCTCAAAGACGCGGTGTTCCGTGTGGCTAAAGTAGGAATTGTGCCGCCTGAAGCCCTGGTCGATGCGCTCCATCTGCTGCGGCCCGCCCATCATTGGGTGGTTGCCACCGTGGCCGAATGGCGACGCCGGCGGCATCGGATTGAATTGCCCGCCAACGCCGAATACCGTGGGCGATGAGAAGTGCCCGGCCTGGCCGCTGTTAAACGGAGTGCCCGAGCTGGCCGGCCGGCTGAACTGGCCGAGTCCCGAGGAGGGCGAGCCGAAGGGCCCGCCAACCGGACCATTGAAATTGCCCGCCGTCGCCGACTGCGGGTAGTTGCCGGGAATGTTCTGCGCACCAACAGGTCCGGGTGTCGATGAGCCCGAGGGAGCAGGTGAGGAGGTATACTGAGGTGTGTTCGAGCCAGGCTGGTTGGAGTTCTGGAACACGATGGACTGGTTGCCGGCTGGCGAGGATTGGCCGGCGGGCGGGTACGGATTCCCGGCCGAGTTGTACGGCAGGCCGCCCTGCGCGAAGCCGCTCTGGTTGCTCCCGTCCGGATTGAGGACCGCCGAATTGGACGCGGGCAGCATTGATCCACCCTCGGAGACCGCCTTCCAGCTGCCGTCGTCAATGTTCGCTTGAGAAGTCATCGTATTGCCAGCGTTCAAACCCCTACGATTCATGCCTGTGGTCGGTTCTATCGGGCATTCGCGTCGGCCTGTGGATGGAGAGGAATCCATTAGTTTGAACCCATTATTATTTCGGCGTTTTGGGGGTTTTGGGTTCGGTATATTTTTATGGTGCCCATGCGTATGTGTATGCACTTGTCTGTATGTCGCACTGCATTTACAAAATATGtgtgtacacacacacacttttcaCGGCCCGTTCGCGTTCGAAATGAAAAACGCTGCGAAGGGCCGGATCGGCCGGATTTCAGTGCAGGCAGGCTGCTCCCGTATACGCACCTTGCAAAAGGCATACAATATTTTAATTCTTAAAGCACAAACACATATAAATGTATCTACAATTTAAGAAAACTGATTGGCCTCCACCGATAGTTTTGCCATCGCTTTCCAAATAGCAGATTTCGATAGGTGAGAACGCAAGCGTGGGTTTGTCTCACGTTTGGAACAAGCGAAAAACAACCTATCGCCTGAAGGGTTTTCATGTTCTTGAACCAATTTTTTGTATGGCGTTTAGTAAAACTAATGCTTCAAGACTCTTTCTCATAAGTTGTTTGTAGCTTCTTAGAAATATCATAGGACCCTTAACGTATTGTACATCAATTACCACATATATCCTCtaaataattgattaattGTAAAAAACCTATCGATATGTCAGGCCCACTTAAAACtattccatttccatttcgtttcACTTTGTCCCACGCCGCACCCTTGACTTAATAATTTAG
This genomic interval from Drosophila mauritiana strain mau12 chromosome 2R, ASM438214v1, whole genome shotgun sequence contains the following:
- the LOC117136232 gene encoding LIM domain-binding protein 2, coding for MNRRGLNAGNTMTSQANIDDGSWKAVSEGGSMLPASNSAVLNPDGSNQSGFAQGGLPYNSAGNPYPPAGQSSPAGNQSIVFQNSNQPGSNTPQYTSSPAPSGSSTPGPVGAQNIPGNYPQSATAGNFNGPVGGPFGSPSSGLGQFSRPASSGTPFNSGQAGHFSSPTVFGVGGQFNPMPPASPFGHGGNHPMMGGPQQMERIDQGFRRHNSYFSHTEHRVFELNKRLQQRNEESDNCWWDSFTTEFFEDDARLTILFCLEDGPKRYTIGRTLIPRFFRSIYEGGVSDLYFQLKHAKESFHNTSITLDCDQCTVITQHGKPFFTKVCADARLILEFMYDDYMRIKSWHMTIKGHRELIPRSVIGTSLPPDPMLLDQITKNITRAGITNSTLNYLRLCVILEPMQELMSRHKAYALSPRDCLKTTLFQKWQRMVAPPGKKDPQRPPNKRRKRKGSNSGGGNNSNTPPVTNQKRSPSGPSFSLSSQDVMVVGEPTLMGGEFGEEDERLITRLENTQYDGTNAVEHDNHTGFGHADSPISGSNPWSIDRAGAIPASPGNGAAPQNNANISDIDKKSPIVSQ